ACGATCGGGCCGTGGACTTGTTCGAACGCGGCTATTACGATCACACCCACTTCTTCCGTGCCGTGCCTAATTTTCTGGTCCAATTCGGTATCACCTACTCGGCTGACCCGAACTTGGTACAGCTTGGTCGGAGTACCATTCCGGACGATCCTCAACTACCCCACAAGATTCCCTTCGAACCCGGTACTATCTCCTTCGCTGGCGGTGGTCCCAACAGTCGGACTTCGCAGCTCTTCATCGCTTACCGCGGCGCCTCCAGCTTTGGCCAGGAATTGTGGGAGACGCCTATTGGTAAAGTTGTGGGGGGATTTGAACACGCTTTGGACTTTTACAGCTACGGCGACATGCCACCGTGGGGCGCCGGACCGGTGCAGGGTAAAATTCACGGAGGCCGGGAATATATTGATCAGGAATTTCCCAAAATTGACAGCTTTACCACGTGCTCGGTCCAGCGGTTCGCTCCGGAGAACGCTTCCGCCGAGAAAGCGGCGCTCCAATCCGGTAACGGAGCTAGTGAACCGGTGGATGCGAGCCAACGCGAATTGCGCGGAGCACTGGCTGAATCAGCGGATACCCATGAAAGGCTGGCACAAGCAACCGAATCGGAACCCGAGTCTACCTTGACCTTCTTAGTCGACAAACAAAACATTCACGCTTCCCTTGGAGGTGCTCTCGTCGTGCTGGGCCTCGTTTTCCTGCTTTTGATGCAAAAAGGCAACAAAAAATTCGCCAGCAAGGCGCTCTAGCGCAacgctttttcgttttctactTTATCCCAACAACTGCTTCCATTTTGATGCTCGCATTCATTGTGAAAGATTTTCGTTTATCTCCTTACTTTGACGCCGTTGGGTAGTACGATGAAATCATCTTGTGCTGGATCGTTGTCTCGCAAAAACACATCCAGGATGCTCTTATACATGGATTCGTCTTCCAACATGGCGAAATGGGAACATCCCGCCAATGTCATGGACTGCGATGTAGGGAACAACTCACCCCAAGCGTTCGCCATGTCACTCGTGACGAAATCATACTGACCCCGCAAAATCAAAGCGGGCGGCAGGTTTCGAGTAGTCAAGCAGTCGTCGTTTTCCGACCGCCAACGTCGGGCAACGTACTTTTGAACCGCCACTAACCCTTTAGGACTGGAATAAAATCCGGCCATTTGGTACGATTGTTGGAGAGGCAACGGGATGGGCTGCGTTCGGCATTCATGCCGTTGGCTGAACAAGTTTTGTACGTCCGTCTCCTCGGCTCCATCGTTGCCCAGTTCGATCCGAATTTCGTCCAGTAAAACGTTGCACTCGTCCATAGCGGCCTGGACGGACACGGGCGCACTGGACAAAATGACAGATAAACAATTGAAAATACTGTGACCTCTGACTTGGTGGCATAGGTATTCATAAGCCAGGATGCCACCAAAGGAGTGCCCCAAAAGATGAAAGTGCTTTACGGGAAGTCTAGAGATGAGGCATTCGAAATCAAACACCATACCCTTAAGATCGGTCAGATTAACGTGGCTGTCCGCCTTTGATTGCCCGACGCCGAGTGGATTGTAAAACACGATGGATC
The genomic region above belongs to Phaeodactylum tricornutum CCAP 1055/1 chromosome 16, whole genome shotgun sequence and contains:
- a CDS encoding predicted protein, whose product is MAHVEETATVVCGTTKGDLELELHRAWSPHGYDRAVDLFERGYYDHTHFFRAVPNFLVQFGITYSADPNLVQLGRSTIPDDPQLPHKIPFEPGTISFAGGGPNSRTSQLFIAYRGASSFGQELWETPIGKVVGGFEHALDFYSYGDMPPWGAGPVQGKIHGGREYIDQEFP
- a CDS encoding predicted protein, which gives rise to MLPAHLQLSRMDKEDAEDSSDETDEARRHQQRLEFPAKSELSSIIPKHPPLGLTGVLCDSHSITIPQRGVLHYTVFRPRNLDDQMPPPLVCMAGGPLMPSTYLSPLVHLITNRSIVFYNPLGVGQSKADSHVNLTDLKGMVFDFECLISRLPVKHFHLLGHSFGGILAYEYLCHQVRGHSIFNCLSVILSSAPVSVQAAMDECNVLLDEIRIELGNDGAEETDVQNLFSQRHECRTQPIPLPLQQSYQMAGFYSSPKGLVAVQKYVARRWRSENDDCLTTRNLPPALILRGQYDFVTSDMANAWGELFPTSQSMTLAGCSHFAMLEDESMYKSILDVFLRDNDPAQDDFIVLPNGVKVRR